From a single Polynucleobacter asymbioticus QLW-P1DMWA-1 genomic region:
- a CDS encoding M23 family metallopeptidase produces MSLNPELFQRKNPNELILDSEANLDYRVVQGCLRRSFNEDNLPASIGIDNRQFAEFFKNQTKGFFDHMRGDCIPYAAAFTTRNRFDSLSIMNGPFQDSKTEVWTFTPSAFGGFLVQQDFLKNESKNLTEIRVPLREVLYDPRKLGDKLPVELVWELNSIIKQIYPEDNNSLENPNSVVRLIVDFGDRERWAQIWSAEIIDPSSKEVFASAFWVERADLPGGFFTASGESLERTFWTNPLSYRRISRGVGMVKASSGKRSKSNAPVAQAAPNKQRYRAHMGIDYAAPIGTPVFSVANGKVVHMGFSGAFGNLIVLEHPGNYHTYYAHLSNYNPELELGNEVRRGLEIGYVGTTGRSTGPHLHFELRKDGIYVDPYGSRTQLDLWSMRDNESGQLTREILLLGSPINR; encoded by the coding sequence ATGAGCCTGAATCCAGAGCTATTCCAGCGCAAGAACCCTAATGAGCTGATTTTGGATAGCGAGGCCAATCTTGACTATCGCGTTGTTCAAGGCTGCTTACGCCGCAGCTTTAATGAGGACAACCTACCTGCCAGTATTGGTATAGATAATCGCCAGTTTGCAGAGTTCTTCAAAAATCAGACTAAAGGCTTTTTTGATCATATGCGTGGGGATTGCATTCCTTACGCAGCCGCTTTCACAACTCGGAATCGTTTTGACTCATTGAGCATCATGAATGGGCCATTCCAAGATAGCAAAACCGAGGTATGGACATTCACTCCTTCGGCGTTTGGTGGTTTCCTAGTTCAACAAGATTTCCTTAAAAATGAATCTAAGAACCTTACTGAAATTCGTGTACCCCTAAGAGAAGTTTTATATGACCCGCGTAAGCTAGGCGATAAATTGCCAGTGGAATTGGTTTGGGAATTAAATTCCATCATTAAGCAGATCTACCCTGAAGACAATAATTCGCTCGAGAACCCGAATAGTGTTGTGCGCTTAATCGTGGACTTTGGTGATCGCGAAAGATGGGCACAAATATGGTCAGCAGAAATTATTGACCCCAGCAGTAAAGAAGTCTTCGCGAGTGCTTTCTGGGTTGAACGTGCAGACTTACCAGGTGGATTTTTCACCGCCAGCGGCGAATCCTTAGAACGTACCTTCTGGACTAACCCACTCAGTTATCGTCGCATATCTCGTGGCGTTGGAATGGTGAAGGCCTCTTCCGGAAAACGCTCCAAGAGCAATGCACCGGTGGCTCAGGCTGCTCCCAACAAACAACGCTATCGCGCCCACATGGGTATTGATTATGCTGCCCCCATTGGCACTCCGGTATTTAGTGTTGCAAATGGCAAAGTAGTTCATATGGGCTTTAGTGGCGCTTTTGGCAACCTGATCGTCTTAGAGCACCCAGGGAACTATCACACCTACTATGCCCATCTAAGCAACTACAACCCTGAGCTTGAATTAGGCAATGAAGTCAGGCGTGGCTTAGAGATTGGCTATGTTGGGACCACCGGCAGATCCACAGGACCGCATTTGCATTTTGAGTTGAGAAAAGATGGTATCTATGTTGACCCCTACGGCTCACGAACCCAACTCGATTTATGGTCAATGCGTGATAATGAAAGCGGACAACTCACACGAGAAATTCTGTTGCTAGGAAGTCCGATTAATCGCTAA
- a CDS encoding 3-hydroxyacyl-CoA dehydrogenase NAD-binding domain-containing protein: MSKVVVIGTGTMGIGIAAGFLAYGANTILLGRNPAKTTSCIEAIENCAASINPAWPQLGGALSTGSIADWSDWTNTDLVIESVSENLGLKRLIFSDLDQRLPSHIPIGSNTSGFPISDITASLPTAHRMFNTHYFMPAHIVPLVEVVLGKTSDPELAKTVCQLFQAHHKKPVLVKKDIPGFLANRIQHALMREVLSLVDEGIATPDDIDTAVRYSFGFRYAAVGPMTQKEISGWEGMALAAELIYPSLSNITAPPACVTNLVKSGKTGIAKGEGFKQWSPEEAAILKSNYEERLKAAFEVLKVAPDKEDH, translated from the coding sequence ATGAGTAAAGTAGTAGTCATCGGTACAGGAACAATGGGCATTGGCATCGCTGCGGGATTTTTAGCTTATGGCGCTAATACCATCCTTCTTGGACGTAATCCTGCCAAGACAACATCTTGCATCGAGGCTATCGAAAATTGTGCCGCCTCCATTAATCCTGCCTGGCCTCAACTTGGGGGTGCATTAAGTACCGGTAGCATTGCAGATTGGTCCGATTGGACGAATACTGATTTAGTCATTGAGAGTGTTTCCGAAAATCTGGGGTTAAAGCGCTTGATATTTTCAGACCTAGATCAACGTTTGCCTTCGCACATACCCATTGGTAGCAATACATCAGGCTTTCCTATTAGCGATATCACAGCTAGTCTACCTACTGCACATCGGATGTTTAACACCCATTACTTTATGCCTGCACATATCGTCCCACTGGTGGAAGTGGTGTTGGGCAAGACGTCTGATCCCGAGCTAGCAAAAACAGTCTGCCAGCTTTTTCAGGCTCACCATAAAAAACCCGTGCTTGTGAAAAAAGATATCCCAGGATTCTTAGCAAACCGAATTCAACACGCCTTGATGAGAGAGGTGTTATCGCTCGTAGATGAAGGTATTGCCACCCCCGATGATATTGATACGGCAGTTCGTTATAGCTTTGGATTTCGCTATGCTGCGGTTGGTCCAATGACCCAAAAAGAAATCTCAGGATGGGAAGGCATGGCTTTGGCTGCCGAATTGATCTACCCCTCCCTATCAAACATTACTGCACCACCTGCCTGTGTCACAAACTTAGTAAAAAGTGGCAAAACTGGCATTGCTAAGGGGGAAGGATTTAAACAATGGTCCCCTGAAGAGGCTGCAATACTCAAAAGCAACTACGAAGAACGCCTTAAGGCTGCTTTTGAGGTTCTTAAGGTTGCACCAGATAAAGAGGATCACTAA
- a CDS encoding mandelate racemase/muconate lactonizing enzyme family protein: protein MPIIESVQVASVAVPLDKVTSFSTRTVSERHYCLVKVRAKDGNEGIGFCYVGSAGGDIAKIAVEQLLAPKLISQNSHRSEGLWMEMYNESILQGRTGAVMRGISILDTALWDLNARSAKLPLHHYLGAVVDDRVPAYASGGYYLEGKTPAKLGKEMESYVKQGFKAVKMKVGRLSPSEEEARVKAARKAIGEDILLTLDANNAWKDLPTALEYVRRFEAYNPYWIEEPFSPDAIDLHAALARQTTINVATGEMEAGRWRFRELIDAGGVAILQSDAAVCGGITEWRRISAYADAKGITVCPHWMHDLHAPLVAATPNARFVEFFLDDQVLNFRRLINKQLTFKKGDLILHQTPGLGFEFDEAAIKQYAGKAAWTKIS from the coding sequence GTGCCTATTATTGAATCTGTTCAGGTTGCTTCCGTAGCGGTTCCTTTAGATAAGGTTACTTCATTTTCCACACGCACCGTCTCCGAGCGTCACTATTGCTTGGTAAAAGTTCGAGCTAAGGATGGCAATGAGGGTATTGGCTTTTGCTATGTTGGTAGTGCTGGTGGAGATATCGCCAAGATTGCCGTAGAACAATTACTCGCACCTAAGCTGATTAGCCAAAATAGCCATCGAAGCGAAGGTTTGTGGATGGAAATGTATAACGAATCCATTTTGCAGGGTCGCACTGGTGCAGTGATGAGAGGCATCTCTATATTAGATACAGCCTTATGGGATTTAAATGCACGCTCTGCTAAGTTGCCTCTGCATCACTACTTGGGAGCGGTGGTTGATGATCGTGTCCCTGCTTATGCAAGTGGCGGCTATTACCTAGAAGGTAAAACACCGGCCAAGTTGGGCAAGGAAATGGAGTCCTACGTAAAGCAAGGATTTAAAGCAGTCAAGATGAAGGTGGGGCGTCTTTCTCCATCCGAGGAGGAGGCGCGCGTTAAGGCGGCTCGTAAAGCCATTGGGGAAGACATTTTGTTGACCCTGGATGCCAATAATGCTTGGAAAGACCTACCGACCGCACTAGAGTATGTCCGACGCTTTGAGGCCTACAACCCCTATTGGATAGAAGAACCCTTTTCTCCTGATGCGATAGATCTTCATGCGGCACTTGCTCGTCAAACCACCATCAATGTCGCAACCGGTGAGATGGAAGCAGGGCGTTGGCGCTTTAGAGAATTGATTGATGCGGGTGGGGTAGCCATATTACAGTCTGATGCTGCAGTTTGTGGGGGCATTACTGAATGGCGTCGTATTTCTGCTTATGCTGATGCAAAAGGAATTACGGTTTGTCCTCATTGGATGCATGATTTGCACGCACCGCTTGTAGCGGCCACTCCGAATGCGCGATTTGTGGAATTCTTCCTGGATGATCAAGTCCTTAATTTCCGTAGATTGATAAATAAGCAACTCACCTTCAAGAAGGGTGACTTAATCTTGCATCAAACGCCAGGACTTGGGTTTGAGTTTGATGAGGCGGCTATTAAACAATATGCTGGCAAAGCAGCTTGGACAAAGATTTCTTAA
- a CDS encoding TRAP transporter permease, with protein sequence MNQNVIDNETQEKLEAFIKQEEGDSNDYKGLLAKFITLVAVGMSLFHLYAAYSIVPTQELRVIHVALVLFLVFLSFPIAARFKNRLMWWDVIFALISVYVAYYILSGGDDFMDRNTAPNSTDVVIGIGLILLILEGVRRTNGLILVSVTVLFLLYALFGNYLPAPWTHKGYDLDRLVGYMYMTLEGIYGTAVDVSATLIILFTIFGAFLQFTGAGKFFIDFSFAAMGGKSSGVGRTIVMSSFLLGGPSGSGVATTVTVGSVAAPMLDKVGYEKNAAGGLLAAGGLGAIISPPVLGAAAFLIADFLKISYLDVLLMATIPTILFYLGLFVMVEIDVRKYGMKNIHFESTESAWQLTKKYWFHFFSLISIVVFMLMGFSPVMSVFWATVVSALSSMLREDTAIIPWTWFKGKEPILSGLYNSNLTKSLAAGSTGVLAIAATCAGAGLIVGTVTLTGLGLKFSSIVIQYAGGSLLLTTIFTALVVWVVGLAVPVTASYIICAVIAAPALINLGVPAFAAHMFIFYYAVLSEVSPPTALSPFAAAAICKGNPYKTTLQTWKYVAPAILVPFMFVLDKSGVSLLLMGSTEALEQADWMQIAWISFTAVVGIICLAGGLQGWFIEKTKIFERIIMVASGVALAYPSTEADLVGFVGFALVLVTQTITHFKLNPRSS encoded by the coding sequence ATGAATCAAAACGTCATTGACAACGAAACGCAAGAAAAATTAGAAGCCTTTATCAAGCAGGAGGAAGGAGACTCTAATGATTACAAAGGGCTCCTAGCAAAGTTCATCACTCTTGTCGCTGTAGGCATGTCTTTATTCCACCTCTATGCTGCATATTCAATCGTCCCAACCCAAGAGCTCAGGGTGATTCACGTTGCCCTAGTGCTGTTCTTAGTGTTTTTAAGTTTTCCTATTGCTGCACGCTTTAAAAATAGACTCATGTGGTGGGATGTGATTTTTGCGCTTATCTCCGTTTATGTTGCGTATTACATATTGAGTGGTGGCGATGATTTCATGGATAGAAACACCGCGCCAAATTCAACGGATGTTGTGATTGGAATTGGTTTAATCCTCCTCATTCTTGAAGGTGTCAGAAGAACAAATGGTTTGATACTGGTGAGCGTTACCGTCCTATTCTTGCTCTATGCTCTTTTTGGCAACTACTTACCTGCACCTTGGACACATAAAGGTTACGATTTAGATCGTTTAGTCGGTTATATGTATATGACCCTAGAGGGGATCTATGGCACAGCGGTTGATGTATCAGCAACCCTGATTATTCTTTTCACTATTTTTGGCGCCTTCTTACAGTTCACAGGCGCCGGAAAATTCTTCATCGACTTTTCATTTGCAGCTATGGGTGGGAAATCATCCGGAGTTGGCAGAACCATTGTGATGTCTTCGTTCTTGCTGGGAGGCCCATCTGGATCAGGTGTTGCTACGACGGTTACCGTAGGCTCAGTTGCGGCGCCAATGCTAGATAAAGTCGGTTACGAGAAGAATGCAGCGGGCGGCCTTTTGGCTGCGGGAGGATTGGGCGCCATCATTTCTCCTCCAGTGCTGGGTGCTGCCGCCTTCCTAATTGCTGATTTTTTAAAGATTTCGTATTTAGATGTATTGCTTATGGCAACCATTCCTACCATCCTTTTTTACCTAGGCTTATTTGTGATGGTGGAAATTGATGTACGCAAATACGGTATGAAGAACATTCATTTTGAATCTACCGAGAGTGCATGGCAATTAACTAAAAAATATTGGTTCCACTTCTTCTCATTAATCTCCATTGTGGTGTTCATGCTGATGGGCTTCTCGCCAGTTATGTCGGTATTTTGGGCAACGGTTGTATCAGCTCTATCCAGTATGTTGCGCGAAGATACGGCGATTATTCCTTGGACGTGGTTTAAAGGCAAAGAACCCATTCTGTCGGGCCTCTATAACTCCAACCTCACTAAGTCCCTGGCTGCAGGATCTACTGGGGTGTTAGCGATTGCTGCAACTTGCGCAGGTGCGGGCTTAATTGTTGGTACCGTTACGCTAACAGGTCTGGGCCTGAAATTTAGCTCTATTGTGATTCAATATGCTGGCGGCTCACTCTTGCTCACCACTATCTTTACAGCGCTGGTAGTTTGGGTGGTCGGGCTTGCGGTACCAGTCACTGCGTCTTACATCATTTGCGCTGTGATTGCTGCGCCAGCACTGATCAACTTAGGAGTGCCTGCATTTGCAGCACACATGTTCATTTTTTACTACGCTGTTCTATCTGAGGTCTCCCCTCCTACCGCACTTTCACCATTTGCAGCAGCGGCCATTTGTAAGGGCAACCCTTACAAAACAACTTTGCAAACCTGGAAATATGTCGCGCCCGCTATTTTGGTGCCCTTTATGTTTGTTCTGGATAAATCTGGAGTGAGCTTATTGTTAATGGGATCTACTGAAGCACTTGAGCAGGCAGACTGGATGCAAATTGCTTGGATTTCATTTACCGCAGTAGTGGGAATCATTTGTTTGGCAGGTGGTCTACAAGGTTGGTTTATTGAAAAAACCAAAATTTTTGAGCGCATCATCATGGTTGCTTCCGGGGTAGCTCTGGCATACCCCTCTACTGAGGCTGACTTAGTTGGATTTGTTGGCTTTGCTTTGGTTTTGGTTACTCAAACCATCACCCACTTCAAGCTCAATCCCCGATCCTCTTAA
- a CDS encoding TAXI family TRAP transporter solute-binding subunit, whose protein sequence is MKLLKIIALSLSLLWISAHAQNISIATGGTGGVYYPMGGGLASVLSSKVPGMSATAEVTGGSVDNLNLIGTGKPYVGFSMADAAKDAQIGEGKFVNKKVDLRTLVVLYPNLMHVVTVDSTGIKSMKDLKGKRVSTGAPGSATEVMAFRLLEAAGMDKDKDVKRERLSVAESVNAIKDRKIDAFFWVGGLPTAAVTDLANTPGTKIVMIDTNEEVTAMNKKYGNLYFTANIPKATYSGMAKDNKVAAVANILVVNANMPDDQAYKIVKAIFDNKLELVRTHQEFMSVNLDNQKQKATPIDFHPGALKFFKEKNAKVN, encoded by the coding sequence ATGAAACTACTGAAGATCATCGCACTGTCATTAAGTCTCTTGTGGATTAGCGCTCATGCGCAAAATATTTCCATTGCCACTGGTGGTACTGGCGGCGTCTACTATCCAATGGGCGGTGGATTAGCTTCGGTTCTCTCAAGCAAAGTCCCTGGGATGTCCGCAACCGCAGAAGTAACAGGCGGTTCAGTAGACAACCTCAACTTGATTGGTACCGGCAAACCTTACGTAGGCTTTTCTATGGCAGATGCTGCCAAAGACGCCCAAATTGGTGAAGGCAAGTTTGTTAACAAAAAAGTGGATCTCCGTACCCTGGTAGTTCTATATCCAAACTTGATGCATGTGGTGACTGTTGACTCTACCGGCATCAAATCTATGAAAGACCTTAAAGGCAAACGCGTGAGTACAGGCGCACCTGGAAGTGCAACTGAAGTCATGGCCTTCCGCTTGTTAGAAGCTGCCGGCATGGATAAGGATAAAGATGTGAAACGCGAGCGTCTCAGCGTAGCGGAATCTGTAAATGCAATCAAAGACCGCAAGATTGATGCATTTTTCTGGGTAGGCGGTCTACCAACAGCCGCTGTGACTGATTTAGCAAACACGCCTGGTACCAAAATTGTGATGATTGATACGAACGAAGAAGTGACTGCCATGAATAAGAAGTATGGCAACCTCTACTTCACCGCAAATATTCCTAAGGCAACCTATAGTGGCATGGCCAAGGACAATAAAGTCGCTGCGGTTGCAAATATCTTAGTAGTTAATGCCAATATGCCAGATGATCAAGCATACAAAATTGTGAAGGCAATTTTTGATAACAAACTTGAGCTAGTTCGTACCCATCAAGAATTTATGAGTGTTAATCTCGATAATCAAAAACAAAAAGCCACCCCGATAGACTTTCATCCTGGTGCTTTAAAGTTCTTTAAAGAAAAGAATGCCAAAGTAAATTAA
- a CDS encoding dihydrodipicolinate synthase family protein, with protein sequence MTISLHPSTLPAVLSPVLTPFTADGSPDAEKLLKQCKWLEANGVGQAIFGTNSEANSISAPQKMAALTKLIEGGLNPGHLMPGTGATSIDATVNMTRHALNHQCAGVLMLPPFYYKDVTDDGLFAYFSEVIQKVGSAALQIYIYNIPPVTKINLSLSLLERLAKEYPKTVVGMKDSSGDWAYTESVIKLLAPSGFRVYAGSEVFLMRALRAGGVGCISATANVNPKAIADLAAHWRESNADQRQAALDQVRGVFSKYQMIAGMKTAVAHFSKDPEWLRVRPPLMQLSADQQAQLLSELAAIHFSMPGL encoded by the coding sequence ATGACCATTTCTTTGCACCCTTCTACTTTGCCAGCGGTGTTATCACCAGTACTAACACCCTTCACGGCAGACGGAAGTCCTGATGCTGAAAAATTGCTGAAGCAATGCAAATGGTTAGAGGCCAATGGGGTAGGTCAAGCAATTTTTGGCACCAACTCAGAAGCCAACTCCATTTCAGCGCCGCAAAAGATGGCCGCCTTAACGAAGTTGATCGAGGGCGGATTAAACCCAGGACATCTGATGCCTGGTACTGGAGCAACCTCTATCGATGCCACTGTGAATATGACTCGTCATGCGCTAAATCATCAATGTGCTGGCGTTCTGATGCTTCCACCCTTCTATTACAAAGATGTTACTGATGATGGGCTCTTCGCTTATTTTTCAGAAGTCATTCAGAAGGTAGGTAGTGCTGCATTGCAGATTTATATCTACAACATTCCACCAGTTACCAAAATTAATTTAAGCCTTTCTCTTTTAGAGCGCCTTGCTAAAGAATATCCAAAAACTGTAGTGGGCATGAAAGATAGTTCCGGCGATTGGGCTTACACCGAATCTGTCATCAAATTATTGGCCCCATCTGGATTCCGCGTATATGCAGGCAGTGAAGTTTTCTTGATGCGCGCCCTACGTGCTGGCGGTGTTGGCTGCATCTCTGCTACCGCAAATGTCAATCCAAAAGCTATTGCAGATTTAGCTGCACACTGGAGAGAATCGAATGCAGATCAACGCCAAGCTGCTTTAGACCAAGTACGCGGAGTATTTTCAAAGTATCAAATGATTGCGGGTATGAAAACAGCGGTAGCCCATTTCAGCAAAGATCCAGAGTGGTTACGAGTTCGCCCACCACTGATGCAGTTAAGCGCAGATCAACAGGCTCAGTTACTGAGTGAGTTAGCAGCGATTCATTTCAGCATGCCTGGCCTGTAA
- a CDS encoding 2-hydroxyacid dehydrogenase, which yields MIPVNSVLQVGHFPEIMQAEIDRRLSPVRHLNLDAPIPSGNFEAILIRSNTKLPQSLIQQIPSIRLVATCGVGYDNLPLPYLKANNIKASNTPGVLNDAVCELAIGMMLSLMRRIPESQEYVKSSAWSKAPFKLTTTLAGKRVGIAGMGRIGQDLAQRLEPFKVKIAYTGPSPKKVPYTYYQSIQELAKASDVLFLACPATSKTEKLVNAKVLDALGPSGYLINIARGSVVDEVALLDALQHNQIAGAALDVFDNEPNPNSAFFSLNNVLLTPHIGSATSETRIAMTNLAVDNLEAFFTQQPLPSEVNN from the coding sequence ATGATCCCCGTCAATTCGGTGCTACAGGTCGGCCATTTCCCGGAAATTATGCAGGCAGAAATTGATCGCCGCTTAAGTCCTGTTCGTCATTTAAATCTTGATGCCCCAATTCCCTCGGGGAACTTTGAGGCTATTTTGATCCGCTCTAATACCAAGCTTCCACAATCCCTAATACAGCAAATCCCCAGTATTCGTCTGGTAGCGACCTGCGGCGTTGGGTATGACAATCTTCCACTGCCCTACCTCAAAGCAAACAATATTAAAGCAAGCAATACACCTGGCGTACTCAATGATGCTGTCTGCGAACTGGCTATTGGCATGATGCTTAGTCTCATGCGCCGCATTCCTGAATCTCAAGAGTATGTAAAAAGCTCCGCTTGGTCTAAGGCCCCTTTTAAATTAACGACAACCCTGGCTGGCAAACGCGTCGGCATTGCTGGAATGGGTCGCATAGGTCAAGACCTAGCGCAACGCTTAGAGCCGTTCAAAGTAAAAATCGCTTACACAGGCCCAAGTCCTAAAAAAGTTCCATATACCTATTACCAAAGCATTCAGGAACTTGCTAAAGCTAGCGATGTCCTTTTTCTTGCGTGCCCCGCCACGTCCAAAACAGAAAAATTGGTTAATGCAAAAGTATTAGATGCACTAGGGCCCTCTGGCTATTTGATTAATATCGCCCGTGGCAGCGTAGTCGATGAAGTCGCTCTTTTGGATGCACTGCAACATAACCAGATTGCTGGGGCAGCGCTCGATGTCTTTGATAATGAGCCTAACCCCAATTCAGCCTTTTTCAGCTTGAATAATGTTTTATTAACACCCCATATCGGCAGTGCTACCTCGGAAACACGGATAGCCATGACCAATTTAGCAGTAGATAATTTAGAAGCCTTCTTTACACAACAACCACTTCCCTCGGAAGTGAATAATTAA
- a CDS encoding 3-hydroxyacyl-CoA dehydrogenase family protein, whose protein sequence is MLFTPAETKVVIVGGGTMGADVAAVCARGGCAVQVVEPTTERRALLPDYFVNTMTDLGYEHRIHLLTVAGSLEEVDWADVDLVIECVPERLDIKQELFAKLEKYAKPEAVLASNSTSFPISEIASGLKTAARMIGLHFFMPAHLVPCVEVVYGEKTSPMVGDSLSRLMTACGMVPVTVKKDLPGFLANRLQHALSREAFAMVDAGICTPEDIDKAVRFGFGFRYIAAGPAMQRDHAGLEVHAAGGAKIYPSLNNSPTIAKCLSDRVESGKFGMKTGEGFFPWTAETIKAERERYQDALRAGLKIIQKDLPEIK, encoded by the coding sequence ATGTTGTTTACCCCAGCTGAAACGAAAGTAGTCATAGTCGGTGGTGGCACTATGGGGGCAGATGTGGCAGCAGTTTGTGCTCGTGGCGGTTGTGCAGTGCAGGTAGTGGAGCCCACAACAGAGCGCCGCGCACTGCTACCCGATTACTTTGTCAATACGATGACTGATCTTGGATATGAACATCGTATTCATCTTTTGACGGTTGCCGGCTCCCTTGAGGAAGTCGATTGGGCAGACGTAGATCTGGTGATCGAGTGTGTACCCGAACGCTTAGATATCAAGCAAGAGTTATTTGCAAAGCTAGAAAAGTATGCAAAACCGGAAGCAGTCTTGGCAAGCAATAGCACCAGCTTCCCAATCAGTGAGATTGCTAGCGGTTTAAAAACTGCTGCACGTATGATCGGCTTACATTTCTTTATGCCGGCCCATTTAGTTCCTTGTGTAGAGGTGGTTTATGGTGAAAAAACTTCACCCATGGTTGGTGACAGTCTGTCTAGATTGATGACAGCATGTGGCATGGTTCCAGTGACCGTGAAAAAAGATTTACCGGGATTCTTAGCCAATCGTTTACAGCATGCACTCTCACGTGAAGCTTTTGCTATGGTCGATGCCGGTATATGTACCCCAGAAGATATTGATAAAGCAGTTCGTTTTGGCTTTGGCTTTCGTTACATTGCAGCCGGCCCAGCTATGCAGCGAGATCATGCAGGGCTTGAAGTTCATGCGGCTGGTGGTGCCAAAATTTATCCCTCTCTAAATAATTCACCAACGATTGCAAAGTGCTTGAGTGATCGGGTGGAGAGTGGAAAATTCGGCATGAAAACAGGCGAAGGCTTTTTCCCTTGGACTGCTGAAACAATTAAGGCTGAACGTGAGCGCTATCAAGATGCTTTGCGTGCTGGCTTAAAGATTATTCAAAAAGATTTACCTGAAATCAAATAG
- a CDS encoding MFS transporter, with the protein MNPSKAFRTLLLYRIGATLSYQITMVAVGWHLYEITNSVVSLGLVGLAELVPYFLLALYAGHAVDHYSRKLIAAFACLIHIAVALFLTGIALGWLTPPVPLIYTAIAFIGAGRALLRPSYTAIFGQIIPRAQLPRYTAYASSAFQICVVAGPGLGGLLIGFAGLEWTYLMAAFCGALGLYGITFIHAPPEKISQLGGHFFKSFLEGFHYVRKHELILGIMALDMFAVLFGGAVSILPAFVKEILDAGPEVLGILRAAPAAGAVITGIYLARRPLLTDSGKHLFLSVAGFGLAIIAFGISNHLWICAFFLFISGCCDSVSVVIRGSIMQLTTPDHMRGRISAINGIFIGSSNELGALESGIAASLMGLVPSIVFGGVATIAIVLITYKLAPHLSKLHLKDIS; encoded by the coding sequence ATGAATCCAAGCAAAGCTTTTAGAACCCTGCTGCTTTATCGTATTGGCGCTACCCTCAGCTATCAAATCACGATGGTGGCTGTTGGTTGGCATCTATATGAAATTACTAATAGCGTTGTATCTCTTGGCTTAGTTGGCCTAGCCGAGCTGGTTCCCTACTTTCTCTTAGCCCTATATGCAGGTCACGCGGTTGATCACTACTCCCGCAAACTGATCGCGGCATTTGCATGTCTGATTCATATTGCAGTTGCCCTGTTTCTAACGGGAATTGCTCTTGGGTGGCTTACTCCGCCAGTGCCACTGATTTACACAGCCATCGCATTTATCGGGGCTGGCCGGGCATTATTGAGGCCTTCCTATACCGCCATCTTTGGTCAAATCATTCCCCGCGCGCAATTGCCTCGCTATACCGCTTATGCCTCATCCGCCTTTCAGATTTGCGTAGTGGCAGGTCCTGGACTTGGGGGCTTATTGATTGGCTTTGCCGGTCTAGAGTGGACGTATTTGATGGCAGCCTTTTGTGGCGCCCTCGGTTTGTATGGCATTACCTTTATTCACGCCCCACCGGAGAAGATCAGCCAATTAGGCGGGCATTTTTTCAAAAGCTTTTTAGAAGGCTTTCATTACGTGAGAAAACATGAACTCATTCTAGGGATCATGGCTTTAGACATGTTTGCCGTTCTCTTTGGCGGCGCCGTCTCTATTCTGCCGGCCTTTGTCAAAGAGATATTGGATGCGGGTCCAGAAGTATTGGGCATCTTGCGTGCCGCTCCCGCAGCTGGGGCCGTGATTACTGGCATCTATTTAGCAAGACGTCCTTTGCTTACTGACTCTGGAAAACATTTATTTCTCTCTGTTGCCGGATTTGGGCTCGCCATCATTGCTTTTGGCATCTCCAACCATTTGTGGATATGCGCCTTTTTCTTATTTATTTCTGGTTGTTGCGATTCAGTGTCAGTAGTGATTCGCGGCAGCATTATGCAATTAACGACACCTGATCATATGCGTGGCAGAATTAGCGCCATCAATGGCATCTTCATTGGATCTTCAAACGAGTTGGGTGCACTGGAGTCCGGAATTGCTGCAAGCCTGATGGGCTTAGTACCTTCTATTGTCTTTGGTGGAGTAGCAACCATCGCGATTGTGCTGATCACTTATAAGCTAGCTCCGCACTTAAGCAAACTACATCTCAAAGATATCTCGTAG